The Caenorhabditis elegans chromosome II genome has a segment encoding these proteins:
- the glb-27 gene encoding Globin domain-containing protein (Confirmed by transcript evidence): MSGRDRSGSISLSPRNVIPVCSQLTPSQVSVVRRSWRHINTKGLIIVLTRCFSRLESNCPIVSQCFQSATYSLSTNPNGVRTVADHAKYLLQLLDKIIEGDVDSEFLREIGANHVCLKHESGFSTQEWDRFQEIMVEVILKQDGVKQSKETSRAWRLLICSFIELIRDGFDAQVRQFRRKHSFNAHVQYFENIEKRVGVCPSRKISLNVDPRTPPNGVRKYSQY, from the exons ATGTCTGGTCGTGATCGTTCGGGAAGTATCTCCCTTTCACCAAGAAATGTGATTCCAGTATGCTCTCAACTAACTCCATCTCAAGTATCAGTTGTTCGTCGTTCATGGAGACATATCAACACAAAGGGGCTCATTATTGTCCTGACAAGATGCTTTTCAAGA cttgaatCAAATTGTCCAATTGTTTCTCAATGCTTCCAATCAGCCACATATTCATTATCGACAAATCCAAACGGAGTACGTACAGTAGCTGATCATGCGAAATATCTTCTTCAGCTTCTGGATAAAATCATTGAAGGAGATGTG GATTCGGAATTTCTTCGTGAAATTGGCGCCAATCATGTGTGTCTGAAACACGAAAGTGGATTCAGCACCCAAGAATGGGATCGATTCCAAGAGATAATGGTTGAAGTGATTCTGAAGCAGGACGGAGTGAAACAAAGTAAAGAAACAAGCCGAGCATGGAGACTACTTATTTGCTCATTCATTGAACTTATTCGTGATGGATTCGATGCTCAAGTTCGTCAATTCAGAAGAAAACATTCATTCAATGCACatgttcaatattttgaaaatattgagaa GCGAGTCGGTGTCTGCCCCAGTCGAAAAATCTCATTAAATGTGGATCCACGAACTCCTCCAAATGGTGTTCGGAAATATTCACAATATTGA